A genomic window from Agreia sp. COWG includes:
- a CDS encoding flavin reductase family protein — translation MTPSPVLIDPAILYFGTPVALLSTVDREGTRNLAPMSSIFWLGHTAVLGMGSRSQTSMNMIETKEVVISLASVDQVDVVDRLALTSGVSAVADDKAAVGYRYVEDKFAHGGVTPAPSATVAPCRVSECPVSLEGRVIDVRPLVERDRGSIDSPSAFVFSVDICRVWVHPSIQDPSKPNRIDPLRWRPLIMSFQKLFGLGEQIAPSRLSTIDEEWYR, via the coding sequence GTGACGCCCTCGCCCGTCTTGATCGACCCCGCCATCTTGTACTTCGGCACGCCGGTCGCTCTTCTCAGTACCGTAGACCGCGAGGGCACGAGGAATCTCGCGCCGATGTCGTCGATTTTCTGGCTGGGTCACACAGCGGTGCTGGGAATGGGTTCGCGGTCTCAGACGAGCATGAACATGATCGAGACAAAAGAGGTGGTCATCAGTCTGGCATCGGTGGATCAGGTCGACGTGGTCGATCGACTCGCACTCACCTCCGGAGTCAGCGCCGTGGCCGACGACAAGGCGGCGGTTGGCTATCGGTACGTCGAGGACAAGTTCGCTCACGGCGGCGTGACGCCTGCACCGTCGGCGACAGTAGCTCCGTGCCGCGTCAGCGAGTGTCCCGTCTCGCTCGAGGGTCGGGTGATCGATGTGCGGCCCTTGGTCGAACGAGACCGGGGTTCCATCGATTCACCCAGCGCCTTCGTGTTCTCGGTGGATATCTGCCGGGTCTGGGTGCACCCTTCGATTCAGGATCCCTCGAAGCCGAACCGCATCGATCCGCTCAGATGGAGACCGCTCATCATGAGTTTTCAGAAACTGTTCGGCCTCGGCGAGCAGATCGCTCCGTCGCGACTCTCGACGATCGACGAGGAGTGGTACCGCTGA
- a CDS encoding ParB/RepB/Spo0J family partition protein has translation MATKKRTGLGRGIGALIPTNDSVDDQGRPGARPVDVFFAERGETPSIAPAASDLIEVPGARLAYLDPADIVPNPKQPRAVFKEDDLAELVFSIREIGVLQPVVVRPLPVEAGKPPKYELVMGERRLRATRQVGLESIPAIVKDTADENMLRDALLENLHRSELNPLEEASAYQQLLSDFGITQDELAVRIGRSRPQITNTIRLLRLPAAVQKRVAAGVLSAGHARAVLSAGDADAMTKLADKIVNEDLSVRAAEAAASAVPKTVKAKTTAGAKRGHLDEIAERLGDRLDTRVKVSLGRSKGQIVIDFATIGDLNRILGELGDKGFGRG, from the coding sequence ATGGCAACTAAGAAAAGAACAGGCCTGGGCCGGGGCATCGGCGCCCTCATTCCCACGAACGACTCTGTCGATGACCAGGGTCGCCCCGGAGCCCGCCCCGTCGACGTTTTCTTCGCGGAGCGTGGCGAGACGCCCTCTATTGCGCCCGCAGCGTCGGATCTGATCGAGGTTCCGGGTGCGCGGTTGGCTTACCTCGACCCTGCCGACATCGTGCCGAATCCGAAGCAGCCGCGAGCGGTGTTCAAAGAGGATGACCTCGCCGAGCTCGTCTTCTCTATTCGTGAGATCGGCGTTCTGCAGCCGGTGGTCGTGCGCCCTCTTCCTGTAGAGGCGGGCAAGCCCCCGAAATACGAACTCGTCATGGGTGAACGACGGTTGCGGGCCACGCGGCAGGTGGGACTCGAGAGCATTCCTGCGATCGTCAAAGACACGGCCGACGAGAACATGCTGCGCGACGCCCTTCTCGAGAATCTGCACCGTTCTGAGCTGAATCCCCTTGAAGAGGCGTCGGCTTATCAGCAGCTCCTGAGCGATTTCGGCATCACCCAGGACGAGCTCGCCGTGCGCATCGGGCGCTCCCGCCCGCAGATCACCAACACGATCCGCCTGCTTCGCCTACCAGCAGCCGTGCAGAAGCGGGTTGCTGCGGGTGTGCTCAGTGCGGGCCACGCTCGCGCCGTGCTCTCGGCCGGCGACGCTGATGCCATGACGAAGCTGGCCGACAAGATCGTCAACGAAGATCTTTCGGTTCGTGCGGCGGAGGCTGCCGCCAGTGCCGTTCCGAAGACGGTCAAGGCGAAGACAACCGCCGGGGCGAAGCGCGGGCACCTCGATGAGATTGCTGAGCGTCTGGGCGATCGCCTGGATACGCGAGTCAAGGTGAGCCTTGGTCGCTCGAAAGGGCAGATCGTCATCGACTTCGCCACCATCGGTGACCTGAATCGTATCCTCGGGGAACTGGGTGACAAGGGGTTCGGTCGCGGTTGA
- a CDS encoding D-alanine--D-alanine ligase — MNTVTSRTVVVLAGGISHERDVSLRSGRRVADGLLSRGHTVVLREPDATLLSYLESNRPDVVWPALHGASGEDGALRALLEALEITYVGSQPGASRLAWHKPTAKVIVARAGFSTPESITLPRDTFRELGSAQVLDRVASQFGTDLVVKPAMGGSAQGVTMVAGSDDLRRGVVEAYTYGDVALIERRITGTEVSVGIIDTGDGPFALPAVEIEPRLGVYGYDARYNAGETRFFTPARLSSEITQLAQSTALAIHNELALRHISRVDLMIDDDGVVWFLEANVLPGLTETSLVPQAIVAAGLDLGEVYEALGEKAISDAEAAA; from the coding sequence ATGAATACCGTGACCTCTCGTACCGTCGTTGTTCTGGCCGGAGGCATCTCGCACGAGCGCGACGTCTCGCTGCGTTCCGGCCGCCGTGTGGCCGACGGGCTGCTAAGCCGGGGACACACCGTCGTCTTGCGCGAACCGGATGCCACGCTTCTGTCGTATCTCGAATCGAACCGCCCCGACGTGGTCTGGCCGGCCCTCCACGGAGCGAGCGGTGAAGACGGCGCGCTGAGGGCGCTGCTGGAGGCCTTGGAGATCACCTACGTGGGATCTCAGCCGGGAGCGAGCCGCTTGGCGTGGCACAAGCCCACCGCCAAGGTGATCGTTGCCCGCGCAGGCTTCTCCACCCCCGAATCGATCACCCTGCCGAGAGACACCTTCCGCGAGCTCGGCTCAGCGCAGGTTCTCGATAGGGTTGCCAGCCAGTTCGGCACCGACCTCGTGGTGAAGCCGGCGATGGGCGGCTCCGCCCAGGGGGTCACCATGGTGGCCGGTTCCGACGATCTGCGCCGGGGAGTGGTCGAGGCCTACACCTACGGCGACGTTGCTCTCATCGAGCGCCGCATCACGGGCACCGAGGTCTCCGTCGGCATCATCGACACCGGCGACGGGCCGTTTGCTCTGCCCGCCGTCGAGATCGAGCCGCGTCTCGGTGTATACGGCTACGACGCACGCTACAACGCGGGCGAGACGCGGTTCTTCACACCCGCGCGGCTCTCTAGCGAGATCACCCAGCTTGCGCAGTCCACGGCCCTCGCCATCCACAACGAACTCGCCCTGCGCCATATCTCGCGGGTGGACCTGATGATCGACGATGACGGCGTCGTGTGGTTCCTCGAGGCCAACGTGCTGCCTGGTCTCACCGAGACGTCACTGGTCCCGCAGGCGATCGTGGCCGCTGGTCTCGATCTCGGTGAGGTCTACGAGGCGCTGGGCGAGAAGGCCATCAGCGACGCTGAAGCGGCAGCGTAG